The following coding sequences lie in one Capnocytophaga stomatis genomic window:
- the ychF gene encoding redox-regulated ATPase YchF, whose product MKAGIVGLPNVGKSTLFNCLSNAKAQSANFPFCTIEPNLGVVNVPDPRLEKLEELVKPERVLPATVEIVDIAGLVKGASKGEGLGNQFLGNIRECNAIIHVLRCFENDNIVHVDGSVNPIRDKGTIDVELQLKDLETVEKRLDKVNRAAKAGDKKAAKEQELLNRIKATLESGNSARAVQVAEDEQELMDSFQLLTAKPILYVCNVDEASAKNGNKYVEQVKEAVKDENAEVIVLAVATEADITELESYEERQMFLEDIGLDEPGASKLIRAAYKLLNLQTYFTAGVKEVRAWTIHKGDTAPKAAGVIHSDFEKGFIRAEVIAYDDFVTYGSEAKVKEAGKMRVEGKEYIVKDGDVMHFRFNV is encoded by the coding sequence ATGAAAGCAGGAATTGTAGGGCTTCCTAATGTTGGGAAATCCACCTTATTTAATTGTTTATCAAATGCCAAAGCACAGAGTGCAAACTTTCCGTTTTGTACCATCGAGCCTAATTTAGGGGTAGTGAACGTACCCGACCCACGGTTGGAAAAGCTGGAAGAATTGGTAAAACCCGAACGCGTTTTGCCAGCCACCGTTGAAATTGTGGACATTGCCGGCTTAGTGAAAGGAGCCAGCAAAGGCGAAGGGTTAGGCAACCAGTTTCTGGGGAACATCCGCGAGTGTAACGCCATCATACACGTGCTTCGATGCTTTGAAAACGATAATATTGTTCACGTGGACGGTAGCGTAAATCCTATCCGCGATAAAGGAACCATCGATGTGGAGCTTCAACTTAAAGACCTTGAAACGGTTGAAAAACGCCTCGACAAAGTAAATCGTGCTGCCAAAGCGGGCGACAAGAAAGCTGCCAAAGAACAAGAACTCTTAAACCGAATCAAAGCTACTTTGGAATCGGGCAATTCTGCAAGAGCCGTACAAGTTGCTGAAGACGAGCAAGAATTAATGGATTCTTTCCAACTGCTTACCGCCAAGCCTATTTTATATGTTTGTAACGTTGATGAGGCTTCTGCCAAGAATGGAAACAAATATGTGGAGCAGGTAAAAGAAGCGGTAAAGGACGAAAATGCGGAAGTCATTGTACTTGCCGTTGCCACCGAAGCCGACATTACCGAATTGGAAAGCTATGAAGAACGACAAATGTTCTTGGAAGACATCGGGCTGGATGAGCCAGGGGCTTCCAAACTGATTCGGGCAGCATACAAACTGCTAAATTTGCAAACCTATTTCACTGCCGGAGTTAAAGAGGTTCGTGCTTGGACGATTCACAAAGGAGATACCGCTCCAAAAGCCGCCGGGGTTATCCACTCCGATTTTGAAAAGGGATTCATCCGTGCCGAAGTTATCGCCTACGATGATTTCGTTACCTACGGAAGTGAAGCCAAAGTAAAAGAAGCCGGAAAAATGCGTGTAGAAGGCAAAGAATATATCGTGAAGGATGGTGATGTGATGCATTTCCGTTTTAATGTGTAA
- a CDS encoding phosphatidylserine decarboxylase family protein, protein MFHKEGFKIILTTFFITAGLALFAHFFIDIFWLQKLIQVLALVLLILVLQFFRNPKRITQKNDNQIIAPVDGKVVVIEEVEEKEYFKDKRLQVSIFMSPINVHVTRYALGGKVVFSKYHPGKYLVAWHPKASEENERTTVVVENQVFGKVLYRQIAGALAKRIVNYAKEGDTAVQGADAGFIKFGSRVDLYLPLDTKINVELGQTVKGGIDVIAEK, encoded by the coding sequence ATGTTTCATAAAGAAGGTTTTAAGATAATTCTGACTACGTTTTTTATTACTGCAGGATTGGCTTTGTTTGCACATTTTTTTATTGATATTTTTTGGTTACAAAAACTAATTCAGGTACTTGCATTGGTACTTTTGATTTTGGTACTTCAATTCTTCCGAAATCCTAAAAGAATTACACAAAAGAATGATAATCAAATTATTGCACCGGTTGACGGAAAAGTTGTAGTAATTGAGGAGGTTGAGGAAAAGGAATACTTTAAGGATAAGCGTCTGCAAGTTTCTATTTTTATGTCGCCTATCAACGTTCACGTAACTCGTTATGCCTTAGGTGGTAAAGTGGTTTTTAGTAAATATCACCCTGGAAAATATTTAGTAGCTTGGCACCCAAAAGCATCCGAAGAAAATGAAAGAACTACGGTAGTGGTTGAAAATCAAGTTTTTGGGAAAGTGTTATACCGACAAATTGCAGGAGCTTTGGCAAAACGCATCGTGAATTATGCAAAAGAAGGAGATACGGCAGTTCAAGGAGCTGATGCAGGTTTTATCAAGTTCGGTTCACGTGTGGATTTATATTTGCCACTTGATACTAAAATAAATGTTGAGTTGGGTCAAACTGTTAAAGGCGGAATTGACGTAATAGCTGAAAAATAA
- the typA gene encoding translational GTPase TypA translates to MTAIKNIAIIAHVDHGKTTLVDKILHHCALFRENQESGELILDNNDIERERGITILSKNVSVNYKGTKINIIDTPGHADFGGEVERVLNMADGVLLLVDAFEGPMPQTRFVLQKAIEMKLKPIVVVNKVDKENCTPDEVHEKVFDLMFELGAEEWQLDFPTVYGSAKNNWMSEDWKNQTDSIDPLLDMVIKHIPSPKVEEGTTQMLITSLDYSSFTGRIAIGRLQRGVLKSGMNVSLVKGDGTITKSKIKELHTFDGLGRKKIDEVQAGDICAIAGLEGFDIGDTIADFENPEALPTIAIDEPTMSMLFTINDSPFFGKEGKYVTSRHIKERLEKELEKNLALRVEPTDSADKFMVFGRGVLHLSVLIETMRREGYELQIGQPQVIIKEIDGVKCEPVEELTIDLPENLSGRAVEFVTLRKGEMLSMTPKGERMVIEFIIPSRGIIGLRNQILTATAGEAIMAHRFLEYQPYKGEIPGRINGSLISMENGKAIPYSIDKLQDRGKFFIDPNEDVYEGQVIGENSRGDDMVVNVTKTKKLTNIRSAGADDKMRIAPAIKFSLEEALEYIQKDEYVEVTPKSIRLRKIYLNENDRKRYEKEFK, encoded by the coding sequence ATGACTGCTATCAAAAACATAGCTATTATTGCCCACGTTGACCACGGGAAAACTACTTTGGTGGATAAAATACTACACCATTGTGCTTTATTCAGAGAAAACCAAGAATCGGGAGAACTGATTTTGGATAATAACGACATTGAACGCGAACGCGGAATCACGATTCTTTCCAAAAACGTTTCTGTGAATTATAAAGGAACGAAAATCAACATTATAGACACTCCCGGACACGCCGATTTCGGTGGTGAGGTGGAGCGTGTACTCAATATGGCAGACGGTGTTCTGCTTTTGGTGGACGCCTTTGAAGGTCCGATGCCACAAACGCGTTTCGTACTGCAAAAAGCCATCGAAATGAAACTCAAACCTATCGTGGTAGTAAATAAGGTGGACAAAGAAAACTGTACACCCGACGAAGTTCACGAAAAAGTATTCGACTTGATGTTTGAGCTTGGTGCCGAAGAATGGCAGTTGGACTTCCCTACCGTGTATGGTTCTGCCAAAAATAATTGGATGTCAGAAGATTGGAAAAACCAAACGGATTCCATCGACCCGCTTTTAGATATGGTAATCAAGCATATTCCTTCGCCAAAAGTGGAAGAAGGAACCACCCAAATGCTTATTACTTCACTTGATTATTCTTCTTTTACAGGACGAATTGCCATCGGGCGTTTGCAACGAGGCGTACTCAAAAGCGGAATGAACGTTTCGCTGGTAAAAGGAGACGGAACTATCACAAAATCAAAGATTAAAGAACTGCATACTTTTGACGGATTAGGTCGTAAAAAAATCGACGAAGTACAAGCAGGCGACATCTGTGCCATTGCCGGATTGGAAGGTTTTGACATTGGCGATACCATTGCCGATTTCGAAAATCCAGAGGCGTTGCCTACCATCGCTATCGATGAACCTACAATGAGTATGTTGTTCACTATCAACGATTCACCTTTCTTTGGGAAAGAAGGAAAATATGTTACTTCACGCCACATTAAAGAGCGTTTGGAAAAAGAATTGGAGAAAAACCTCGCCCTTCGTGTAGAGCCTACCGACAGCGCCGATAAATTTATGGTTTTCGGACGTGGAGTGCTTCACTTATCGGTACTTATCGAAACGATGCGTCGTGAAGGTTATGAACTTCAAATCGGTCAACCACAAGTAATTATAAAAGAAATTGACGGCGTAAAATGCGAGCCTGTTGAGGAACTGACTATCGACTTGCCCGAAAACCTTTCGGGAAGAGCCGTTGAATTTGTAACCCTTCGCAAAGGTGAAATGCTTTCAATGACTCCGAAAGGCGAGCGAATGGTAATTGAATTTATCATTCCGTCAAGAGGAATTATCGGGCTTCGTAATCAGATACTTACAGCTACTGCCGGAGAAGCCATTATGGCACACCGCTTCTTGGAATACCAACCTTACAAAGGCGAAATTCCGGGGCGTATCAACGGTTCGTTAATCTCAATGGAAAATGGAAAAGCCATTCCGTATTCTATTGACAAACTGCAAGATAGAGGGAAATTCTTCATCGACCCGAACGAAGATGTGTACGAAGGACAAGTAATTGGGGAAAATTCACGCGGTGATGATATGGTAGTGAACGTTACTAAAACCAAGAAACTCACCAACATACGTTCAGCTGGTGCGGACGATAAAATGCGTATTGCCCCTGCTATTAAGTTTTCGTTGGAAGAAGCATTGGAGTACATCCAAAAAGATGAATACGTGGAGGTCACACCAAAATCAATACGCTTGCGTAAAATCTACTTAAACGAAAACGACCGCAAACGCTACGAAAAAGAGTTTAAATAA
- a CDS encoding YebC/PmpR family DNA-binding transcriptional regulator has protein sequence MGRAFEFRKARKFKRWAAMAKTFTRIGKDIVMAVKEGGPHPESNSRLRAVIQNAKAANMPKENIERAIKKASEKDTANYKEVLFEGYAPHGIAVLIETATDNNNRTVANIRSYFNKCNGTLGTSGSVEFMFDHTCNFRINAEGIDPEELELEMIDFGAEEVFADEDGIHIYAPFESFGAIQKELEGRNIEILSSGFDRIPQVTKELSAEEQADVEKLLEKIEEDEDVQNVYHTMKEAEA, from the coding sequence ATGGGAAGAGCATTTGAGTTTAGAAAAGCACGAAAATTTAAACGTTGGGCTGCGATGGCAAAAACGTTTACGCGTATCGGAAAAGACATCGTAATGGCGGTTAAAGAAGGAGGTCCGCACCCTGAATCTAACTCACGATTAAGAGCTGTAATTCAAAATGCTAAGGCGGCGAATATGCCGAAGGAAAACATAGAAAGAGCAATAAAAAAGGCATCTGAGAAAGATACTGCAAACTATAAAGAAGTTCTTTTTGAAGGGTATGCACCTCACGGAATTGCGGTTTTGATTGAAACGGCAACCGATAATAACAATCGTACTGTGGCAAATATCCGTAGTTATTTTAATAAATGTAACGGAACTCTTGGAACTTCCGGTTCGGTGGAGTTTATGTTCGACCACACGTGCAATTTCCGAATTAATGCCGAAGGAATTGACCCTGAAGAGCTTGAGCTAGAGATGATTGACTTCGGAGCCGAGGAAGTTTTTGCCGACGAAGACGGAATTCATATTTATGCACCTTTTGAGAGTTTTGGGGCTATTCAAAAAGAATTGGAAGGCAGAAATATAGAAATTTTATCTTCAGGATTTGATCGTATTCCTCAGGTAACTAAAGAGTTATCGGCTGAAGAACAAGCTGATGTGGAAAAACTTCTTGAAAAAATAGAAGAAGACGAGGATGTCCAAAATGTTTACCACACAATGAAAGAAGCTGAAGCTTAG
- a CDS encoding polyprenyl synthetase family protein, with product MSSIENYKKAFLIHLEKSIVKTEPENLYAPMHYILGLEGKRIRPILTLMGANLFGVDYKKALHAALAVEVFHNFSLVHDDIMDNAPLRRGKQTVHNKWNTNTAILSGDAMLIIAYQLFENYKPTIFQELAKLFSKTALEVCEGQQLDMDFERRNDVSTDQYLLMIKYKTAVLVGAALQMGAIVAETSAENKKLVYDFGIQLGLAFQLQDDYLDAFGDSSFGKQIGGDILENKKTMLYLKALELSDNELKKELFLLYNNAEENPDKVEKVKKIFVETQAADFVRKEIEKYTQKSLESLEKLDITEDKKLELRKFAIDLMDRKI from the coding sequence ATGTCATCTATAGAGAATTATAAAAAAGCATTTTTAATTCATCTGGAAAAATCAATTGTTAAAACAGAACCTGAAAATTTGTATGCACCAATGCATTACATTTTGGGATTGGAAGGAAAACGCATTCGTCCTATTTTAACGCTAATGGGGGCAAACCTTTTCGGGGTAGATTATAAAAAAGCTCTTCACGCGGCTTTGGCTGTGGAAGTTTTTCATAATTTTTCGTTGGTTCACGACGATATTATGGATAACGCTCCTTTAAGGAGAGGCAAACAAACAGTACACAACAAGTGGAATACTAACACAGCGATTTTATCGGGAGATGCAATGTTAATCATTGCTTATCAGTTGTTTGAGAATTATAAACCAACTATTTTTCAGGAGTTGGCGAAATTGTTTAGCAAAACGGCTTTGGAAGTTTGTGAAGGTCAGCAATTGGATATGGATTTCGAACGCCGAAACGATGTGAGTACTGACCAATATTTGCTGATGATAAAGTACAAGACTGCTGTTTTGGTGGGGGCTGCTTTGCAAATGGGAGCAATTGTGGCTGAAACTTCCGCAGAAAATAAAAAACTTGTTTACGATTTCGGAATTCAGTTAGGTTTGGCTTTTCAATTGCAAGACGATTATCTTGATGCCTTTGGAGATAGTTCTTTCGGTAAGCAAATAGGAGGGGATATATTGGAAAACAAGAAAACAATGCTTTATCTGAAAGCTTTGGAATTATCTGATAATGAGCTAAAAAAAGAATTATTCCTTTTGTATAATAATGCGGAAGAAAATCCTGATAAAGTTGAAAAAGTAAAGAAAATTTTTGTAGAAACTCAAGCTGCTGATTTTGTCAGAAAAGAAATTGAGAAATACACACAAAAATCTTTGGAATCGCTTGAAAAATTGGATATTACTGAGGATAAAAAACTTGAACTCAGAAAGTTTGCTATTGATTTAATGGACAGAAAAATATAA
- the gyrA gene encoding DNA gyrase subunit A: MTEGEKLIPVDIGDEMKSAYIDYSMSVIVSRALPDVRDGLKPVHRRVLFGMYELGVLSNKAYKKSARIVGEVLGKYHPHGDSPVYETMVRMAQPWSLRYMLVDGQGNFGSVDGDSAAAMRYTEARMRKISEDMLADIEKETVDHQLNFDDTLQEPTVLPTRIPNLLVNGSSGIAVGMATNMAPHNLSEVVDGTIAYIDNPEIEIDELIKYIKAPDFPTGGIIYGYEGVREAFKTGRGRVVMRAKADIQEVKGRECIVVTEIPYQVNKALMVKQTADLIKDGKLDGISEIRDESSGREGMRIVYVLKRDAVSNVVLNNLFKHTALQSSFSVNNIALVNGRPQLLNLKELIHYFVEHRYDVVYRRTQFELRKAQERAHILEGLIIASDNIDEVIAIIRSSESPEVARTRLMERFNLSEIQSRAIVEMRLRQLTGLEQDKLRAEFEELKKLIIDLEDILARKERRTEIIKEELLEVKEKYGDVRRSQIEYAGGEFSVEDMIPDETMVITITHAGYIKRTPLNEYKTQNRGGVGQKASNTRDQDFLEHLFVSSNHQYMLFFTQKGKCFWMRVYEIPEGGKTAKGRAIQNLINIEQDDKVKAFVSVQNLKDEEYINNNYLIMTTKQGIVKKTLLEQYSRPRQNGINAITIKDGDELLEAKLTSGKSQLMLAVKSGRAIRFEEEKVRAVGRNSQGVRGIDLDVENDEVIGMIAIENPLEETVLVVSENGYGKRSYIDEPETGEAVYRITNRGGKGVKTISITEKTGNLVAIKSVLPGEDLMIINKSGIAIRLPIDDLRIMGRATQGVRLINIKGNDSIAAVAKVMKEDEEETTSEENQNPETENNV, encoded by the coding sequence ATGACAGAAGGAGAAAAACTCATTCCTGTAGATATAGGTGATGAGATGAAATCCGCTTACATTGATTATTCAATGTCGGTAATTGTTTCACGGGCATTACCGGATGTTCGTGATGGCTTGAAACCTGTTCATCGCCGCGTTCTGTTCGGAATGTATGAGTTGGGCGTGTTGAGTAACAAAGCATATAAAAAATCTGCGAGAATTGTAGGGGAAGTTCTGGGTAAATATCACCCACACGGTGACTCACCCGTATATGAAACAATGGTGCGAATGGCACAGCCTTGGAGCTTGCGTTATATGCTGGTTGATGGGCAAGGAAACTTCGGTTCGGTAGATGGAGATTCGGCAGCGGCAATGCGTTATACGGAGGCTCGTATGCGAAAAATATCGGAAGATATGCTCGCTGATATTGAAAAAGAAACCGTTGACCATCAATTAAACTTTGACGACACTCTGCAAGAACCTACGGTGTTGCCTACTCGTATCCCGAATTTGTTAGTAAATGGTTCGTCAGGAATTGCGGTGGGAATGGCTACCAATATGGCTCCGCACAACTTAAGCGAAGTAGTTGATGGAACAATTGCTTACATAGATAATCCTGAAATTGAAATAGATGAATTAATAAAATACATCAAAGCTCCTGATTTTCCTACCGGAGGAATCATTTACGGATATGAAGGAGTACGCGAAGCTTTCAAAACAGGACGTGGTCGTGTTGTGATGCGTGCTAAAGCTGATATCCAAGAGGTTAAAGGAAGGGAATGTATCGTAGTTACAGAAATTCCGTATCAGGTTAATAAAGCCTTGATGGTTAAACAAACAGCCGACCTTATTAAAGACGGAAAACTGGATGGTATTTCTGAAATCCGTGATGAATCGTCAGGACGTGAGGGAATGCGTATTGTTTATGTGCTCAAGCGTGATGCCGTGTCTAACGTAGTTTTAAATAACTTATTTAAACACACAGCGTTACAATCGTCTTTCAGTGTGAATAATATCGCCCTGGTTAATGGTCGTCCACAATTGTTGAATTTGAAAGAGTTGATTCACTACTTTGTGGAACACCGTTACGATGTGGTGTATCGCAGAACACAATTTGAACTCCGCAAAGCACAGGAAAGAGCTCATATTTTGGAAGGATTAATCATTGCTTCGGATAATATTGATGAGGTAATTGCAATTATCCGTTCATCAGAAAGTCCTGAAGTAGCTCGAACTCGATTGATGGAGCGTTTCAATCTGTCTGAAATTCAGTCGAGAGCGATTGTTGAGATGCGTTTACGTCAGCTTACAGGTCTTGAACAAGATAAATTACGTGCTGAATTTGAAGAACTTAAAAAGTTGATTATTGATTTAGAAGATATTTTGGCTCGTAAGGAACGCCGTACTGAAATCATCAAAGAAGAACTTCTTGAGGTGAAAGAGAAATATGGCGATGTTCGTCGTTCTCAAATTGAGTACGCGGGAGGAGAGTTCAGCGTGGAGGATATGATTCCTGATGAAACAATGGTAATTACCATCACGCACGCAGGATATATCAAACGTACACCATTAAATGAATACAAAACGCAAAACAGAGGCGGTGTTGGTCAAAAGGCTTCAAATACGCGTGACCAGGACTTTTTGGAACATTTGTTCGTGAGTTCGAACCACCAATATATGTTGTTCTTTACTCAGAAAGGAAAATGTTTCTGGATGCGAGTTTACGAAATTCCGGAAGGAGGCAAAACTGCCAAAGGACGAGCTATCCAAAATCTTATCAACATTGAACAAGATGATAAAGTAAAAGCCTTTGTGAGCGTTCAAAACCTTAAAGATGAGGAATATATCAATAATAATTATTTGATTATGACCACGAAACAAGGTATCGTTAAGAAAACCTTGTTGGAGCAATATTCTCGTCCTCGTCAAAATGGTATTAATGCAATCACAATCAAGGACGGAGATGAATTACTTGAGGCAAAACTTACTTCCGGTAAGAGTCAGCTAATGTTGGCTGTGAAATCGGGTAGAGCTATCCGTTTTGAGGAAGAGAAAGTACGTGCCGTAGGTAGAAATTCGCAAGGAGTTCGAGGAATTGATTTGGATGTTGAAAATGATGAAGTTATAGGAATGATTGCTATTGAAAATCCGTTGGAAGAAACTGTGCTTGTGGTTTCGGAAAATGGATACGGAAAACGTTCTTATATCGACGAACCGGAAACGGGAGAGGCTGTTTACCGAATTACAAATCGTGGAGGAAAAGGAGTTAAGACAATTTCCATTACCGAAAAAACAGGAAATTTGGTAGCAATCAAGAGTGTGCTTCCGGGTGAGGATTTGATGATTATCAACAAGTCCGGAATTGCTATCCGTCTACCGATAGATGATTTGCGAATTATGGGACGTGCTACACAAGGTGTACGTTTGATAAACATCAAAGGAAACGATTCTATCGCGGCTGTTGCTAAGGTTATGAAAGAAGATGAGGAAGAAACCACATCGGAAGAAAATCAAAACCCTGAAACTGAAAATAATGTATAG
- a CDS encoding SAM-dependent methyltransferase, producing MSSIYLIPNFLGESSADMVLPNQVVSVVRSLRHFIVENEKSARKFIKQIAPEKSQQELVFFTINKHTPPEELPSFLEPCSAGFSMGIISEAGCPGIADPGAEIVKIAHKEKIKVIPLVGPSSILLAMMASGLNGQSFAFNGYLPIDKSERKKMLKSLERKVIESNQTQIFIETPYRNDKMLADLIETLQPTTLLCIACDISLETEEIKTQTIAQWRKTNISFQKRPAIFIIGS from the coding sequence ATGTCAAGTATTTATCTGATTCCTAACTTTTTAGGTGAAAGTTCTGCTGATATGGTTTTGCCAAATCAGGTGGTAAGTGTTGTTCGTTCGTTAAGGCATTTTATCGTAGAGAATGAAAAATCGGCACGAAAGTTTATAAAACAAATTGCTCCCGAAAAATCTCAACAAGAATTAGTCTTTTTTACCATCAACAAACATACGCCTCCGGAAGAATTGCCTTCTTTTTTAGAGCCTTGTTCTGCCGGATTTTCAATGGGAATTATCTCTGAGGCAGGATGTCCGGGAATTGCTGACCCTGGGGCTGAAATAGTGAAAATAGCTCACAAAGAGAAAATTAAAGTAATTCCTTTGGTTGGTCCTTCTTCCATATTATTGGCTATGATGGCAAGCGGGCTGAATGGGCAAAGTTTTGCTTTTAATGGTTATCTCCCGATTGATAAATCAGAACGTAAAAAAATGCTAAAATCGCTTGAAAGAAAAGTGATAGAAAGCAATCAAACTCAAATTTTTATTGAAACTCCCTACAGAAATGACAAAATGCTTGCCGATTTGATAGAAACTCTGCAACCAACAACTCTGTTGTGTATTGCTTGTGATATCAGTTTGGAAACCGAGGAAATTAAAACTCAAACTATAGCTCAATGGCGAAAAACAAACATTTCTTTTCAAAAACGTCCCGCAATTTTTATTATAGGAAGTTAA
- a CDS encoding low molecular weight protein-tyrosine-phosphatase produces the protein MKTKILMVCLGNICRSPLAEGILRSKLDSEKFEVDSAGTSNYHVGAAPDRRSIEVARKNGIDISNLKGRQISVNDFEEFDYIFVMDRSNYANVCDLAEKKEHREKISFLLDTLGKATLKEVPDPYYGDKNDFRAVFTMIDEACDVISEKLKAIH, from the coding sequence ATGAAAACAAAAATATTGATGGTTTGTTTGGGGAATATTTGTCGTTCTCCGTTGGCAGAAGGAATTTTGAGGTCAAAGCTTGATTCAGAGAAGTTTGAAGTGGATTCTGCGGGAACTTCAAATTATCACGTAGGAGCCGCTCCTGACCGCCGTTCGATAGAAGTTGCTCGCAAAAACGGAATAGATATTTCCAACCTTAAAGGGCGTCAAATTTCAGTTAATGATTTTGAAGAATTCGATTATATTTTTGTAATGGATAGAAGTAACTACGCCAATGTGTGTGACTTAGCAGAAAAAAAAGAGCATCGAGAGAAAATTTCTTTTTTGTTGGATACGCTTGGTAAGGCAACTTTAAAGGAAGTCCCTGACCCATACTATGGAGATAAAAATGATTTTCGAGCTGTTTTCACTATGATTGACGAAGCTTGCGATGTGATAAGTGAAAAGTTGAAAGCTATTCATTAA
- the speB gene encoding agmatinase, giving the protein MERTYAGIPEENATFENSKVMLVTVPYDGTSTWGKGADKGPELFLNASENMELYDIETDSEPYLNGVYMAGEVSENSSPEAMTEAVYQKTKELLQHEDKLFTLFGGEHSVSIGSIRAVGEKYEKLTVLQLDAHTDLRPEFHGSTSNHACAVFEANQKHKLVQVGIRSMDAEEKQYLPKGRVFFAHEIAKNKKWIDDVLDKVSGNVYITIDLDAFDPSIAPSTGTPEPGGLQWYPTLKLLRKVFKKCNVVAFDIVELMDSPAAKPTAFLAAKLYYKMLAYHFKYSKRVK; this is encoded by the coding sequence ATGGAAAGAACATATGCAGGGATTCCTGAAGAAAATGCAACGTTTGAAAATTCAAAAGTAATGTTGGTAACGGTTCCTTATGACGGAACTTCTACTTGGGGGAAAGGTGCAGACAAAGGTCCTGAACTTTTTTTGAACGCCTCTGAAAATATGGAACTCTATGATATTGAGACAGATTCAGAACCTTACTTGAATGGAGTTTATATGGCGGGAGAAGTGTCTGAAAATAGCTCGCCTGAGGCAATGACCGAAGCTGTTTATCAAAAAACGAAAGAACTTTTGCAACACGAAGACAAATTATTTACACTTTTCGGAGGGGAGCATTCTGTTTCAATTGGTTCGATTCGTGCAGTGGGAGAGAAGTATGAAAAATTAACCGTACTTCAGTTAGATGCTCATACGGATTTGCGTCCGGAGTTTCACGGTTCTACATCTAACCACGCTTGTGCGGTGTTCGAGGCTAACCAAAAGCATAAATTAGTACAAGTAGGCATTCGCTCAATGGATGCAGAAGAAAAACAATATCTTCCTAAAGGACGTGTATTTTTTGCTCACGAAATTGCTAAAAACAAGAAATGGATTGATGATGTTTTGGATAAAGTTTCCGGAAATGTTTATATAACCATTGATTTGGATGCTTTTGACCCTTCAATCGCTCCGTCAACAGGAACTCCGGAACCAGGCGGATTACAATGGTATCCAACTTTGAAACTACTTCGCAAGGTTTTCAAAAAATGTAATGTGGTAGCTTTTGATATTGTGGAACTTATGGATAGCCCTGCTGCGAAACCAACAGCTTTTTTAGCCGCAAAATTGTATTATAAAATGTTAGCTTACCATTTTAAATACAGTAAAAGAGTTAAATAA